A window of the Budorcas taxicolor isolate Tak-1 chromosome 8, Takin1.1, whole genome shotgun sequence genome harbors these coding sequences:
- the SPINK4 gene encoding serine protease inhibitor Kazal-type 4: protein MAARLWIVALALAVLFLVDREVSGSADKLVFWRMPICEHMVESPVCPQTYDPVCGTDGVTYESECKLCLARIKNRQDIQILKDGKC from the exons ATGGCTGCCCGCCTGTGGATAGTTGCCCTGGCCTTGGCTGTTCTCTTCCTTGTGGACAGGG aGGTGTCCGGTTCGGCAGATAAGTTGGTTTTCTGGAGAATG CCCATCTGTGAACACATGGTAGAGTCTCCAGTCTGCCCCCAGACATATGACCCGGTCTGTGGCACTGATGGGGTCACGTATGAGAGTGAATGCAAGCTCTGCTTGGCTCGGAT AAAAAACAGACAGGACATCCAGATCCTGAAGGATGGGAAATGCTGA